The genomic window ctacattggatttcgaggctgacattattgttggtgttaatactcgttccaagatagacgaaattgtctacgatctcgaagttatgactatcaataGTGACGTGGGCGCCTAGTCGCGAgagtttatttgatgacaggagatatggTTGTTGAGtccaatgatatcgatatcatcggcgcacgccagcagctgtgcacTCTTATTGAGAATTTTActtgctcgattaagctctgcagctccaattattttcttcagcagcagATTGATTGTTGATATCAAACGGCttggagaagtccttcccgattctgacggatcCATTACCCAGGTTAATTGGCGTAGAtttggggtctccctttttgtggattggtcagagcacacttaaattccaatcgtcgggcatgctttcgtctgaccatattatacaaagaagctgatgcatgcaccttatcagttctttgtaATCGTAtatgaatagctcggccgacgatccatcggcccctgccactttgttgttcttcagacggctaattgatattcgaacttcttcatagtcgggcaatgggacgtctccTCTAACGGCATCGATTGGGGATCGGGTTCGCCAATCCCCTGGTATTATGATTTCACTGCCATTtatcaggctggagaagtgttccgtccataatttcagtatgctttgggcatcagcCAGTAGATCACTTCTGTGTATaccacaagagtatgctcctgtCTTAGAACCTTCTGTTAGTAGCCGCGTCTTTTCATAGAATTATTAactaattagaaaaatattcacGTTACTTGATGCACTGGCGGcagtttatattattattgcttttttggAAATGACGTCTAAGCTTCTAATGATTGAAGAAGTCTTTCTATGGAACAGTTGTATGGGAAGTCTGGAACTACAATGTCTCCTTACTTTACAACAACGCAGAGAGGAGTCgaagatataaaacgatttaaaagAGAACTAGTAAACTAATGCTGAAGCTATTAAACATTTATTGCACTGCCGAAAAGTAAAAGGTGCTAATATCTATAATGTTCTAATTTCTGATTTCTAGTTTCTagtttttctactttttccattttcacaatttgaattgcgttacaaaattatttgtaattcaAAGCGAGCGTAAAGACGGAGTAAGCGCCCTTGCAAATAGCGATAAAGATTTGCATATTAATGCGAAACATGCCGCCGACGAAGACATGACGCGCCTTCAACGACTGCTCCAGGCACACAATCAAATTCTTCTTGAACGCTCGATTCTGGTCCACCCAGTTGCAGGAGAAGATCTTATAGGTCAAGCTTTCGAACTCGTACTCGAAGTGAGTGGCGTAGTAACAGGTGGGGAACACCTCCATTAGTGCGCCAAACATAAAGAAAACGTAATAGGCGTACTCCAGAGCATTGTCAACAAAGAACATCGGGTAGATTATCACAATGGCCAAAAGTAGACTGGTGGAGATTATGAGAGCAAACAAGCCCATACCGATTATGTCGACCAGCGTGCGCTGACAGCTAAAATAGCAGtgagaaaattgttttaatgcaattataagaaaaatattactgATTCTGCTGGAAGTTTCAGCTCACTTCAATAGCATATTATGATCCACAATGAAGTCCACGAAGTCCTGGTTATGTTGCTCTTGCGTTTTACCTTTGTCATAGCCGATGCGTGCCAAGCGCTGGCCAAGCAAATGAGTGTGCCCCGCCAACAAAGCTAGGCACACGGCACCGTAAGTGTCACTCATCAGATTTTGACTTATTTGCGTCAGGAGGccaataaattgaaatatatgtgcCGTCACATAGCCGGCTGTACTGCCGTGCGGATCGAATGGAAAATATCCCGGATACATTAGGCGCCAGCCGTAAACGAAGCCCACATATAGCTGCGTCAACTCCGCCGTGACTGTCATGCCCACACAAATTACCTTGAACGCGTTCATAACTTTGGATGCGTTGGGGGCGGTGACTTTGCGGTAATATGTCAAATCTTTGGGATGATCTATGCGCGCGTAAAGTGTATTGTACATTTGCTCCAGATGACGCACTTTGTCAAAGTTTCGCCAAGTATTGTAAAACTTCAGCACACAAATGACGGATGGCAAGGAGATGGTGAGATTCAGCAGAGATCCTTGTAGCGTCTCCTCTTGCAACAGCCCAATCACCAGATGCACAGGATAACCGAGTGAGAAAATGACATTCACTAGTATCGAATAGGCCTTGTACATTTTTGGATACTTCGGGTGGGTCACCTGACCCATCCATTTCCAGATTGTCCAATGCGTTCGAAATATTCCCTTAACGTCTTCGAAGGCCATTCTGCGAGATTTTAGTGCCGCATTTAGGCGAGTGTTTGCCTTAAATACTTGGAAATTTGCTAATTGCTGTGAACATATGCGCGCTTAACGGTAATTTACTTTCATAATTGATACCGTTACGCCCAGGCaatcattgaatttttaatGGCAATGTAATAACGGTGTTGCACTGCTAATGACCAGCACACCTACATCCTTACGACCCCTGAATATAAATGCATTAGTAAGGTTCTAGTACAACAAATACCGTTACAAGTTCATCATTACCGATTTCATCTATACCTGTTGCTGGCGTTATTGCTTTTCACTGTTAAGTCTTTGGTGTCAATATCCCCTGCTTTCTTACTTTAAATTCCGAACAAGTGACAAGTAGTTTAAAAGTCACTAGTCACTAGTTGCAATCAGTAGATCTCTATGACCTCGAAAGTTCTGTGATAAATTCTGGTGCGAAAATAGGTACGACTagcaagatatctcaattttgagTAAAGGTACAGCTGGCACGCGtgaacggacagacaggcagtcacccggatttagctcgtctcgtcatcttgatcatttatatacatattacctTATATCTATTTCGCCTAGTTTTGGTtgatatgtacaaccgttaggtaacCAAAATATTAGCAACACGTAAGCGAGCTTTCACAAACGTATCGACGCTATCAATTTGGTGCTCAGTCGGTTCCATTACTAGTTAAGCGAACTGTTTAGTGACATCTCCGGAAGACTGTTGGGTTTTTTACAAGGTTCGGAGGACAGGTAGTATATAGAGAAATACGGCATATAGTTTCAGTACATTTAGACTTTACTTTGGTCGGGATTTGAACGATCTGTGCTTTTTATCCAGCCCACCGGGCCTTCCCCTGCCGTATGCAAATAGATACTTGTTACGCTTGCTTTATTTAGCCGTTTATGTTACTCATTATGTTTtggcaaaatttatattaaatttccgTGTTTATGTGAattcataattttgttgttgttaaaatttttgtttactcaCTTTTAGTACATTTGCATTTGTGGTTGGTTGCACTACAATTTTCCCGCATCCATATGAACTTATCTGTTTACAAAAGCTTATTTGATTTACCGTCATTAATTGCAATTATGATGCGAGCGaagaaaaatacgaaatattaTTGAAACTTTGTGTAAACGCTGCGTTTTAttagaatttgaatttgaattaattttaaaattggctgatcataaatattattgttaataTGCATGTGTGGAGCTTGAGCTTTATTAATAAAGATTTAGTAGTTTTATAAAAGCAAAGAATGTGCTTGTAGGGAGAAGTCTCGAAACTAGTGCTGCAGTACACATAtgataaatagtttttaataaggACAATCGAATGTTGAAACATATTTAAGAGTTTCTGTCTGCGTACTAAAGCCCACACTAATTCATATTCAAAAGAAGaagcttcagcggagccactccgaCATATTCGGTTTACGGGTTCGCTGAATTCTAATTGCAGCGTTTGTTCACCAGAGGTGCAGCTGCGAGCAGCGTCGTTCTTAAAACAAGCGGCTcactatataaatgtgtataaaactcTATGCTACTCGCCTAGCAAGTTTGTGCActaggtttgggacccgctacgtATAAACCACttccaatgaaaaggaaacaacagtcTCGGATGAAAGATTTCATGTTTGGTGACGATCACAGAAAAAGtaataaggactatgatttaaGGGGATATCCGGTTCCTAAATTGGGAAGGTGGCGAagtccagctggttgatgccctCGTAAAAGTAAAAGCAGAAAACACCGCCGTCTAAGAAATGCGACGGACTGTAAAGGGACGGAGTCAAGTAGATCCTTGTGACTTTACTACAGCTATATAAAAAACCTCAGTCGCCGAGCCCTGGCATTCACTCGGTTCAGAATGAGCGCCTTGACACAATCCGGATCAgagcaaaatttttcaacataacactgatttgcgcccacgccccgaagGAAGAGAATttgatgccttttatgagcggCTGGAGCGTGCTTATAACAACTGTCTCCGCCACGATGTAAAATTTGTGAACATGTATCCAATTTTCTTGACGTCCGTACGCTTCGGAAGGTACGACGTTGAGAATCCACTTTCACAACCGACAGCGAAACGGTTTAAGGGAATTGCGGGACGGCATTTCATgctctttacgtacagctgcaagcgaagccattggttttcgtaaGGGTCAAAGGAACAGCTGGTACTATGAGGACTACGACAGTCGCAATGGAGGGAAACCAGacagcctacctcgcaatgttctGATCGACCACAAGACAGGTGGAACAGATATCGATAGTTGTCCGCATATGCAGACAAAAACAGAAATACGCCGAAATGCGAGAGTACGAAGAGGGCTGACAAGgagaaatgtttgaaaattctacgaaaaactgcAGGGACTAACGGGAGGTTTCAAGACAGGAGCGTACTATTGTAGGACCCAAAATGgctgatgctcagagcatatTGAAGTTATGATGGGAGCACTTCACTTCAGTTGTTGAATGGAAATGAAATGAAGGTTTCCGGTTTCCCAATCGGTGACGATGGAATAAATGTGCCATTACCCGactatgatgaggttcgaaagcaattacccgcctgaagaacaacaaagtggaaGAGGCCGATCGagctacatatataaatacggtggtaaagaactgataaggtctgatgcatgcaccttatcagtttttTACCACCGTATTTATATAGCTCGATCGGTAATCCATTCTTTGCCatatatggtcggatgaaagcatgtccaaagatTCAAGGTCGGGAAATGGGACGTCCGCTCGATCGTCATCGATGGGAGGATTAGGTTCACATCTCCTGATCTTATGATTTCACTTCCATTcatcaggctggagaagtgttcccttcataatttcagtatgctctgggcatcagggTTCAAATAGAGTACCCAATACATTATCTGTTGATAATTTTCTCTCAAATTCGTTTCATTTGCCATCATTGTTGTAATATAAACTTATTTTACCAATATGTTGGAATTGATATTCTAACCAAATAGCAACCCTTCTCAATAACAGCTTCGTCCTAGACATCTTTAACTCAATGAACATACTTCATTTATGGTTTTgcagtaaattatttaaatttttcatttttggattGTATTTGATAATAATACTTACCACAAGCTTGTAGAAGAAAGTTATACGCTCACTAATCTACAGCTGTCAATGTCACAATGCCCACACCGCCAGACTGTTGACTGAGCTCGCTTCAGTAAATTGGCTTTTCAGAATCATTAAAGCAAAGCACAAAAGCacaacaagaaaataaaaaatttatccaGTATCAATGAAGAGAAGCCGAATGAGCCCCTAACTGTCACCCGCAATAACGAGTGCTCGCATGCGGACTAAAACTGCTGCAGCAACAACGACACCGACTGATAGGccttaacattttaaaacctTCGGCATGCAGGCAAATGGCACAAGGCTCAAAATTCAGTGCCACAAGTGCGATCAGGACTTATGCCGTATGCGATTTCTAAGACTTAAAATGgtcgtgcatatacatatgagtTTGTTGAGCACATACATTTTGCACACACTGTATGTTCTTAAGCACATCAACCCAAATTGTAATCCAGCTGCTCGACGCTTGGGAGGCTGGAAAAAGTGTCTATGTAAATACGGCAGTGCGacggacatatgtatgtgtgtagatatAGTTGTGCAGATTTGCGGATGAACGGTAAATTGAAGGAGAATTTTTATATCTTGTGGTGCATTTGAAGTCAATGATGCAGATATGTGCTCGAATCCAAACATTTCTAGTTGTGCAGTGCTCCACACGGTCAATGTCGGTGAGGTTTAATAGCATATGTCCTTGCTCAGTACGCGATTAAGCAGGTCATATTCATAACCAAACCAAGCGCGCGAGTTCGGGCGCCAACGAAATTCCACCGAAAAGTGTTTAAGTTAGACAGAAAACGAgttcaaaagaaaaatgtaagaaCTCAACGGTGAGACATCAAAACGAGAATTAAAGAGGGCAATCGAAAATACTTTTCATTACTTATGTATGGGAGCGTGAACTCTGGGCTAGTATCTGTAAACATAAGAATCGTATGTGCAATATTGAAAGATCACGGTATAAAAAGATTAGCCAAGCCTTTGGGGGATCAGACATTTATTCCAAGCAGCAAGTATAAGTATAACCCTCTATATTCAAATGAGGCAGTTACAGCCATCcttataacagcgcgccagtcgttctttcttttcgctacttggagccaattggagattccgagtgaagccaggtccttcttcacctgttCTTTCTAACGAAGTGGGGGTCTTattcttcctctgtttccctcggcgggtactgcgtcgaatactttcagagctgtagttTTTCATCCATTccgacgacatgacttagccagcgtagccgctgtctcttaattcgctgaactatgtcaatgtcgtcgtatatctcgtacagctcatcgttccatcgactttggtattcgccgttgccaatgcgaaaAAAATTGGTAACGTCGACTCAGAAGAGAAGTTGTCAAGGTCCAGGCCTCTGCAgcacatagcaggacgggaataatgagcaACTTATGgcgtttggtctttgtttgttgAGAggggactttatttctcaat from Bactrocera tryoni isolate S06 chromosome 5, CSIRO_BtryS06_freeze2, whole genome shotgun sequence includes these protein-coding regions:
- the LOC120778951 gene encoding odorant receptor 59a-like, with the protein product MAFEDVKGIFRTHWTIWKWMGQVTHPKYPKMYKAYSILVNVIFSLGYPVHLVIGLLQEETLQGSLLNLTISLPSVICVLKFYNTWRNFDKVRHLEQMYNTLYARIDHPKDLTYYRKVTAPNASKVMNAFKVICVGMTVTAELTQLYVGFVYGWRLMYPGYFPFDPHGSTAGYVTAHIFQFIGLLTQISQNLMSDTYGAVCLALLAGHTHLLGQRLARIGYDKGKTQEQHNQDFVDFIVDHNMLLNCQRTLVDIIGMGLFALIISTSLLLAIVIIYPMFFVDNALEYAYYVFFMFGALMEVFPTCYYATHFEYEFESLTYKIFSCNWVDQNRAFKKNLIVCLEQSLKARHVFVGGMFRINMQIFIAICKGAYSVFTLALNYK